Within Marinitoga hydrogenitolerans DSM 16785, the genomic segment AAATAATTCTATAGCTGAATCAATTATTTTTTCCCTTATATTAGCTTTTCTCATAATAACAACTCCAAACTTTTAAAAATTTCTCAACTCATTTATAAACAACTCTGGATCCTCTACAATAATTGAATGTCCAATATGATCAAACATTTTTAATTCTCCATTTAAATATTTCAATGTTTCTTTAGCCATTGCTTCTGTAATTAATAAATCTTTTTTACCAAGTATAAATAATACCTTATTTTTATAGTTTTTTGCAATATCTGTATAATCATATTTTTCTAAAGCTCTGGCATTTCCCGCAAAACAGTTTTCGTTCATCAAAAGAGCATCATTTGTAAGTTCATCCAATAATTTTTCATCCTTATTTTCTGGCATAATAGATTTTAACGCTGTTTTTAAAAGAGTTTTATTACCCTTATACATTTCTAAAACAGGATAATTCTCTTCTGGTGTTTTTAATCCATTTATAGGGGAAGAATCTATTAAAAGCAGTTTTTCGCTTTTTTCAGGATATCGAAAAGAGAGAGATTGAGCTACAGCACCTCCCAACGAGTGTCCTACAATTATAGCTTTTTCAATTTTTAATTTATCCATAAACATTTTTACATAATCAGCATATAAATCTATATCACACTTTTCTATTCTATCAGATCTTCCAAAATTTGGCAAATCCAAAGCAAATATTTTAAATCCTTCAATATTCATAACTTTTTGAAACCATCGTGCAGATGCAAAATTCCCATGTATCATTATAACAGTTTTCCCATTTCCATTTTCATAATAATAAATATTTTTTCCATTAATTTTAACATATTTTCCATTCATCTTTTTATCCCTCCATAATTTCTTTTTAAAGGCCACATATGGTATTTCAAAATATTTAAAATACGAAATAATTAAGCCATACATAATGCCTTTTGGAAAAAACAAAACAAAAATTATCAGCAACCCTCCAAATATCAAAGACATTGGTATGTTTGATCTAGAAAAAATAAATGGCAATCCTGTAATTACAATAGCTCCTATTAGCCCACCATGTATTGACGATATTCCACCTATAATAATCATAGCCAATAAATTTAATGATGTTGCTAATCCAAAATCCGTTGGTGAAATATACCCCATTGTATGAGCATACAAAGTACCTGCAATTCCTCCATATATTGCACTAATGATAAAAGCATGAAGTTTTATATAAGATATATTAATCCCATACGCCCTTGAAGCTATTTCACTTTCTCTAATCATTTTATATTTTAATCCAATTGGCGATTTTGTCAAAACAATAGCAAAATAAGATAATAAGACATAAAAAATTAAATTTATTATGTATATGCCAAAATCATTTTTTATTAAAGGAGGTATATCTCTTAATCCTACATGTCCTCCTAAAAAATCAAAAGCTCCTATTAATTGTTCAACAGCTATTCCAAATGCCATTGTTGCAATAGCTAAATAAAATCCTCTTAATCTCAATGCGGGTAAACCTATTATAATTCCTAAAATTGCAGATAATAACATCGCTATAATTAAATTAATAAAAAAAGGTATATTATATGTAAGGGTTAAATATGCTGTGGTAAAAGCTCCTATTGCCATAAAGGCACCATGCCCTATAGAAATCTGTCCTGTATATCCAGAAATTATATTTAAACCCAATGCTGAAATAGCAAATATTAATATACTTGATAATATCAATAATATAAAAGGTTTTGATAAAAATAAAATTCCTATTAATATCCCTATAAATAATATATAAATAGATTGCTTCATATTAAACTCTCCCTTCAAAACCTTTTGAAAAAATGCCAGAAGGTTTAACTATAAGCATTACAATAATTAATATTAAAATTATTGATAATTGAAAATCTGGTGAAATATAAATACCAACTATTTTTTCTAAAACACCTAAAATAATTCCACCGAATATTGCCCCAAACAAGCTGGAAAAACCTCCTAAAACACCAGCAGTAAAACCATATAATTGCATATTAACCATCATATTAGGATGAATATATTCTTTTGGAGCTATTAAAACAGCTACTAAAGAAGATAACATTATTCCTATACCCCATACTATTGAATCTATTTTATCTACACTAATACCTACCACTTCAGCACCAACTTCGTCCTGAGCTCTTGCTCTAATAGCTATACCCAATCTCGTAAATTTTAAAAAAAATGCCATTATTATAGCTATTGAAAAAGCTATTATAGTTATCCAAAAATCATTAATAGGCATAACCAATATATTTTCTCCTAAATTTATTATTATTGGCATTCCTGTAAACAATTCTGGAAAAGATTGATAATCTGTACCCCATATCAATACACTTAATCCTTCAAATATCATTAATAGTCCCAAAGTAACTATTAGCATTCCACCATGAGAAATATGCTTAATAGGTTTTAATAATTTATCTATTAAAAAACCAAGAAAATAACCAAATATCAATGCTGATAAAATGGAAACAATCAAACTATGTGTTAATGTATAAATCGAAAAAGCAAAAAATGCTGCAATCATTCCTGCATGTCCATGTGCAAAATTCATTACACCTACTGTGTTAAAAATAATTGCAATTCCAAATGCCATTAATCCATATAATGCTCCCTGAGGAATTCCTAAGATTATCCCTTGGAGAATCCACATGATCTCACCTACCAAGATAAGCTTTTTTTATTTTTTCATCGTATAATAATTCTTTTGATATGCCAGAATGTACTATTTTACCTGTTTCTAAGATATAGGCTCTATTGCTTATTTTTAAAGCTTTTATTGCATTTTGCTCTACTAATAATATTGAAATCCCCTGTTTTTTTAACTCGATTAAAACATTAAAAATTTCATCAATAATTATGGGTGCTAATCCTAATGAAGGTTCATCAAGCATTAAAACTTCTGGATCCCCCATTAACGCTCTACCTACTGCAAGCATCTGCTGTTCCCCACCTGACAAAGAACCTGCAATTTGTTTTTTTCTATTTTTTAAAATTGGAAAAAGATTATATACTTTTTCCAAATTATTTTTTTCATCTCCTCTAATAAAACTTCCCATTTTTAAATTTTCTTCAACTGTTAATCCTGGAAAAATTCTTCTGTTTTCAGGACACAATATCAATCCTCTTTTTACTAACTTTGTAGTCTTATCTTTTGATATATTTTCTCCTTTAAAATATATTTCTCTATCACTTTTTACTATATTCATAATCCCCATTAATGTAGAAGTTTTGCCTGCTCCATTAGAACCTAATATTGAAACTATTTCTCCTTTTTCTAATCTAAAAGATATGCCTTTTACAGCTTTTACATGTCCATAATTTACAAATAAGTTTTTTATTTCAAGCATTTTCTGTCTCCCCCAAATATACTTTTATTACTTGCGTATTATTTGCAATTTCATCCGGCGTTCCTTCTGCAATTTTTTCACCAAAATTCATAACAGTTATTTTGTCAGAAATTTTCATCACTAAACTCATATCATGTTCAACTAACAAAATAGTAATCTGTTTTTCTTTATTAATTAATTTAAATATATCCTCAATTTCCGATGTCTCTTGTGTATTTAACCCAGCAGCCGGTTCATCAAAAAGTATTAATTCTGGTTCTGATACAATAGCTCTAGCTATTTCTATTCTTTTTAGCACACCATAGGGTAATTGAGAAGGGTATGATGATAATCTATTTTTCAACCCCAATAATTCTGATATTTCTAATATTTTTATTTTTATCTCCTCATCAAACTTTTTTGATTCTCCACTTAAAATTTGTTTTATATCTCCTTTAAAGTTATAAGCTATCCCTGTATATATATTTTCATAAACATTTAAAAAATTAAATAATTGTAAATTTTGAAATGTTCTTGTTA encodes:
- a CDS encoding ABC transporter ATP-binding protein is translated as MLEIVDISVKFGGLVAVKNMNIKIEKGKIHSLIGPNGAGKTTLFNVITGVVKPINGKVIYKNKNLLDLKPEKIIYEGITRTFQNLQLFNFLNVYENIYTGIAYNFKGDIKQILSGESKKFDEEIKIKILEISELLGLKNRLSSYPSQLPYGVLKRIEIARAIVSEPELILFDEPAAGLNTQETSEIEDIFKLINKEKQITILLVEHDMSLVMKISDKITVMNFGEKIAEGTPDEIANNTQVIKVYLGETENA
- a CDS encoding branched-chain amino acid ABC transporter permease, coding for MWILQGIILGIPQGALYGLMAFGIAIIFNTVGVMNFAHGHAGMIAAFFAFSIYTLTHSLIVSILSALIFGYFLGFLIDKLLKPIKHISHGGMLIVTLGLLMIFEGLSVLIWGTDYQSFPELFTGMPIIINLGENILVMPINDFWITIIAFSIAIIMAFFLKFTRLGIAIRARAQDEVGAEVVGISVDKIDSIVWGIGIMLSSLVAVLIAPKEYIHPNMMVNMQLYGFTAGVLGGFSSLFGAIFGGIILGVLEKIVGIYISPDFQLSIILILIIVMLIVKPSGIFSKGFEGRV
- a CDS encoding alpha/beta fold hydrolase, with protein sequence MKQSIYILFIGILIGILFLSKPFILLILSSILIFAISALGLNIISGYTGQISIGHGAFMAIGAFTTAYLTLTYNIPFFINLIIAMLLSAILGIIIGLPALRLRGFYLAIATMAFGIAVEQLIGAFDFLGGHVGLRDIPPLIKNDFGIYIINLIFYVLLSYFAIVLTKSPIGLKYKMIRESEIASRAYGINISYIKLHAFIISAIYGGIAGTLYAHTMGYISPTDFGLATSLNLLAMIIIGGISSIHGGLIGAIVITGLPFIFSRSNIPMSLIFGGLLIIFVLFFPKGIMYGLIISYFKYFEIPYVAFKKKLWRDKKMNGKYVKINGKNIYYYENGNGKTVIMIHGNFASARWFQKVMNIEGFKIFALDLPNFGRSDRIEKCDIDLYADYVKMFMDKLKIEKAIIVGHSLGGAVAQSLSFRYPEKSEKLLLIDSSPINGLKTPEENYPVLEMYKGNKTLLKTALKSIMPENKDEKLLDELTNDALLMNENCFAGNARALEKYDYTDIAKNYKNKVLFILGKKDLLITEAMAKETLKYLNGELKMFDHIGHSIIVEDPELFINELRNF
- a CDS encoding ABC transporter ATP-binding protein, with the translated sequence MLEIKNLFVNYGHVKAVKGISFRLEKGEIVSILGSNGAGKTSTLMGIMNIVKSDREIYFKGENISKDKTTKLVKRGLILCPENRRIFPGLTVEENLKMGSFIRGDEKNNLEKVYNLFPILKNRKKQIAGSLSGGEQQMLAVGRALMGDPEVLMLDEPSLGLAPIIIDEIFNVLIELKKQGISILLVEQNAIKALKISNRAYILETGKIVHSGISKELLYDEKIKKAYLGR